In Gammaproteobacteria bacterium, a single genomic region encodes these proteins:
- a CDS encoding type II toxin-antitoxin system HicB family antitoxin: MFKYEIILYWSNEDEAFVAEVPELPGCMAHGADQETALGNIKEAMQFWIDRARELGRPVPEPKGERLMLA, from the coding sequence ATGTTCAAATACGAGATCATCCTCTACTGGAGTAACGAGGACGAGGCGTTCGTTGCGGAGGTGCCGGAGTTGCCCGGGTGCATGGCGCACGGTGCCGACCAAGAGACTGCGCTCGGCAACATCAAGGAAGCGATGCAGTTCTGGATCGACCGGGCGCGGGAGTTGGGGAGGCCTGTCCCGGAGCCCAAGGGCGAGCGCCTCATGCTCGCCTGA
- a CDS encoding type II toxin-antitoxin system HicA family toxin codes for MSRRERLVRTILGGRSDANIRFDELRALMRYLGFDERVRGSHHLFDKEGVVEIVNLQRRGGHAKPYQVRQVRRLILKYKLGAD; via the coding sequence ATGAGTCGCCGCGAGCGGCTGGTCCGGACCATCCTCGGGGGCCGCTCGGACGCGAACATCCGATTCGATGAACTTCGGGCGCTGATGCGGTATCTTGGATTCGACGAGCGCGTGCGCGGCAGCCACCACCTATTCGACAAGGAAGGGGTCGTGGAGATCGTCAACCTCCAGAGGCGGGGCGGCCATGCCAAGCCCTACCAGGTGAGGCAGGTTCGGCGGTTGATCCTCAAGTACAAGCTGGGAGCGGACTGA